The sequence below is a genomic window from Mesoplodon densirostris isolate mMesDen1 chromosome 12, mMesDen1 primary haplotype, whole genome shotgun sequence.
TCATAAAGGTGCCCATTGGACTTAAAATCGATGACGGCTTTTTTCTTCAGGTGAGGGAACATATTAGCATGATCACCAATAAAGAACGTATGGGGCATATAAGCCAGTTTCtcagaatactgctcagcaactTCAGCAGGTGAAGTTTCCTGATCAGTGATGATATAATCCATGAAAAGCATGCCACTAGTCCCAGGGTACCCCAGCCACATTGCCTGAATAGGAGCTGGCCTGAGAGCAAAGAGTTCATTTCGAGCACCCCTGCTATAACCATTCATATTTACAAGGATGTGTATACCATCTTGATGGATGCGATCAGCTGCTTTCCCATTGCATGGAATCTGAGAAAGATCAGTGAAATGATTGGCTTCTGCCATCACCTTCGCTCGGCAGTTTGTGCCATCATGTGGGCTCAGGGCATAACAGAATATCTCAAATTTATCAGAATTGTGCATGCCTGGAATAGACTGCATAAGGTGAGAAGTAGGATGGTTCCCAAAGTCAGAACTCACGTATCCTACATGCAGTCGACTGTCACTGAGCTTCAAGTCTTTTGGATGTTCATATGGTGGTTTATGAAGGGCACTTATATTAGCCAAGCAGAGGTTCCCATGCCTCTCAGCAATAGCCTTTCTGAAGCCATGAGGAAGAGGATAGAGCATACTATGATGAGGCTGCACAGAAGGCAACCTATTCTTCTCCAACTGGTCAGCCACAATGCTGACCAACTTCTTCATTCGCTCATCATAGTCTGTCCAATCACAGACAACCTGCAGGCAATGAGCCAAATTACAATAAGCGTCAGGAAAATCAGGTTGAAGCTTCATAACAGTGCGATCAGAAGCAATTGCTTCTGGAATATTCCCTGAATCCTGGTGAATGGAAGTCAGATTGCTGTGGGCATCCGCAAATGCAGGGTTGATCTGAACGGCACGAGTATAACACTGCAAGGCTCCCTGAACATCCTGCAGCTCCCATAGAGTGTTTCCCATATTACAGTACGCATCAGCAAAGGTAGGACTGATTCGAATAGCCTCCTTATAATGCATCAGAGCTTCGTGCCGTTTTCCCTGCTGCTTCAATACACTTGCTAAATTTGAATGGGCATCAGCAAAGTCTGGGCAGAGCTCTAATGCTTTACGATACAAGCGAACTGCCTCTTCACTGTTTCCCTGTTCTCCTTTGATATTGGCTAGGTTATTCAGAGAGTCTGCATGGGTGGGACACAGCCGGAGAGCTGTATGATAACAATCTTCTTCTTCAGCAACACTGCCCTTCTCTTTGAGAGCATTGGCTAGGGTGcagtaagcatcagggaaatgtggtTGCAATTCAGTAGCTCGCCTGTGGGTGTCTATTGCCAGATCCACCAGGCCTTGCTCGTAGTATACACAAGCCAGGTTGCCATGTACCACTGCATGATTTGGACTCAAGCTTAGGGCACGAAGGTAAGCTGCCACAGCTCTGTCAAAAATCCGTGCCTCATTGAAGACATTTCCTAAATTGATATAAGCATCCAGAAAATTGAGGTCAAGGGTGACAGCCTTTTCAAAGTGATGAATTGCAAGCCAAATCTCCCCTTGTGCATTGAAaacacagccaagattactccaaGCTACTGCAAAGTTCGGTTGCATCTCAATTGCTTTCAAATAACATGCCTTGGCTTCTTCTAAGCCACCCAGGGCTTTGAGCAGGTTCCCCAGGTCACTGCGAACACAGTACAAAGAAGGATTGTACTGAAGAGCAG
It includes:
- the LOC132499901 gene encoding UDP-N-acetylglucosamine--peptide N-acetylglucosaminyltransferase 110 kDa subunit-like — protein: MVSSMGNVSDSTEPTKRMLSFQGLAELAHREYQAGDFETAERHCMQLWRQEPGNTGVLLLLSSIHFQCRRLDRSAHFSTLAIKQNPLLAEAYSNLGKVYKERGQLQEAIEHYRHALHIKPDFIDGFINLAATLVAAGDMEGAVQAYVSALQYNPSLYCVRSDLGNLLKALGGLEEAKACYLKAIEMQPNFAVAWSNLGCVFNAQGEIWLAIHHFEKAVTLDLNFLDAYINLGNVFNEARIFDRAVAAYLRALSLSPNHAVVHGNLACVYYEQGLVDLAIDTHRRATELQPHFPDAYCTLANALKEKGSVAEEEDCYHTALRLCPTHADSLNNLANIKGEQGNSEEAVRLYRKALELCPDFADAHSNLASVLKQQGKRHEALMHYKEAIRISPTFADAYCNMGNTLWELQDVQGALQCYTRAVQINPAFADAHSNLTSIHQDSGNIPEAIASDRTVMKLQPDFPDAYCNLAHCLQVVCDWTDYDERMKKLVSIVADQLEKNRLPSVQPHHSMLYPLPHGFRKAIAERHGNLCLANISALHKPPYEHPKDLKLSDSRLHVGYVSSDFGNHPTSHLMQSIPGMHNSDKFEIFCYALSPHDGTNCRAKVMAEANHFTDLSQIPCNGKAADRIHQDGIHILVNMNGYSRGARNELFALRPAPIQAMWLGYPGTSGMLFMDYIITDQETSPAEVAEQYSEKLAYMPHTFFIGDHANMFPHLKKKAVIDFKSNGHLYDNRIVLNGIDLQAFLDSLSDVQIVKMKCPDGEDNADSSNTALTMPVIPMNTVAEAVIEMINRGQIQIPMNGFSISNGLATTLINNKAATGEEVPRTIIVTTRSQYGLPEDAIVYCNFNQLYKIDPSTLQMWANILKCVPNSVLWLLRFPAAGEANIQQYAQNMGLPLNRIIFSPVALKEEHVRRGQLADVCLDTPLCNGHTTGMDVLWAGTPMVTMPGETLASRVAGSQLTCLGCLELIAKNRQEYEEIAVKLGTDLEYLKKIRGKVWKQRTSSPLFNTKQYTIELERLYLQMWEHYAAGNKTDHMIKPVEVTESA